The Neofelis nebulosa isolate mNeoNeb1 chromosome X, mNeoNeb1.pri, whole genome shotgun sequence genome has a segment encoding these proteins:
- the LOC131502634 gene encoding olfactory receptor 1052-like, giving the protein MENSSMVTDFILLGLTDNPQLGVLLFGVLLIVYTVTMLGNLGLVILIRVSPCLHTPMYFFLSNLSLLDVCFSSITIPKTLANLLSKLQAVSFLGCVTQMGLFIIFASAECNLLASMAYDRYTAICHPLLYHVTMSRVRCLLLVAGCYFGGLVNMVSVTASITQLSFCQPRVLPHFFCDIPPLLALACSDPWITQILVVGCGGFTLVTSIVVILVSYMSVLMTILGIPSASSKQKAFSTCASHMTAVGLYYGTTMYTYLQPSQRGSQAGNQMVSVFYTMVIPMLNPLIYSLRNQEVKAALWKILKQSP; this is encoded by the coding sequence ATGGAGAATTCATCCATGGTGACGGACTTCATTCTTCTTGGCTTGACAGACAACCCTCAGCTTGGAGTCCTGCTATTTGGAGTCTTACTTATTGTTTATACTGTCACTATGTTGGGGAATCTAGGCCTGGTGATCCTGATCAGAGTCAGTCCCTGCCTTCATACTCCCATGTACTTTTTTCTCTCTAATCTGTCCCTTCTTGATGTCTGTTTCTCTTCCATCACGATCCCAAAGACTTTAGCAAATTTGCTATCTAAGTTGCAGGCTGTTTCTTTCCTTGGATGTGTGACTCAAATGGGCTTGTTCATTATCTTTGCCTCTGCTGAATGCAATCTTTTGGCTTCCATGGCCTATGACCGATACACTGCCATCTGTCACCCATTGCTCTACCATGTCACGATGTCTAGAGTCCGTTGTCTCCTCTTGGTAGCAGGATGCTACTTTGGGGGGTTAGTTAACATGGTTTCTGTGACAGCTTCCATCACACAGCTGTCATTCTGCCAACCACGTGTCCTTCCCCACTTCTTCTGTGACATCCCTCCACTGTTGGCACTGGCTTGCTCAGACCCCTGGATCACGCAGATACTGGTTGTTGGCTGTGGGGGATTCACCCTGGTCACCTCCATTGTGGTGATCCTTGTCTCCTACATGTCTGTCCTAATGACTATCCTGGGAATTCCTTCAGCTTCCAGCAAACAAAAAGCTTTCTCTACCTGTGCTTCCCACATGACTGCTGTTGGCCTGTACTATGGAACAACCATGTACACTTACTTGCAGCCCTCACAACGTGGATCCCAAGCAGGAAATCAGATGGTTTCAGTGTTTTATACAATGGTGATCCCCATGTTAAATCCTCTCATCTACAGCTTGAGAAACCAGGAAGTAAAAGCTGCCTTATGGAAAATATTGAAGCAGAGTCCCTAa